The genomic segment TCGAGGAAGAGATTCAGAAACCCTGTGCGAGTTAAAGGTACGAGTCAGCGCCTAGTCGGTAGCCGTACTTAACCCGAAAAAACCAGGCTAAATACAGTAGATACTGTGTGGTCTCAGGCTTTTTCATTCCGCGCGTCTAAGCCTATAGAGCTGTTGAACTTTCTAACGAACTAAATTGGAAACTGTTTTCGAGCTTGGACGTGTACGACTGTCGGGTCACGCCACAGACCGTGCAACAAGAGCGCGTTGTGGCGAGTGGTATGACGAGCGGGGAAGGAGGGCATCTCCAAGGACAGCCAACAGAGACATGGGGAGTGTCAAGAGGTAGACACGTGCGATTGTTTCGCGTGGGTCTGCTTCTTGACAGCGGGACTAAGTGCCTGAAAGCAGGTTCCTTTTTCACGGTCACGAATTCCCTGTCCGCACTGCCTTTCATgctggatgtggtccagaggAATGAGGGAAACTTCAGAGTTGCCAACAGGAGCGTATCTGAGGCCAAGACCAGGTGGCTTACAGAAGAATTCCTTGATTGAAACTGAGGAGTCGATAAGGGTacaaaccgtacaaggaCCAAGCATGTCCATATGTGCTGATACTCGGGTACTCCTTGTGTGTCACCCGCGAAGTTGCCGGGAAAACATCCCGTTTCTTTGGAACGCacttttcttcctgctgTTTTTTGTCTGTAGTGACGCGCTTGTCGGATGTTGCACGCGTCGATCACACCTTCCTTCGCCAGCTTCCACGATTTCTCAAATGTGTTCTGCCAGCATAAGAACGAGTGCCCCATAGAATCCTGTGACCGTATCTGCCATTCACACAGTATCAGTAATACTGCCGTGCAGACTGACATGACTATCTATATTTCAGGAGTTAGATATCTCTTACTTCGCTTTCGTAATAGTACTCTCTCCCGAGAGTGGTACAGAAGACCGATGAGAACGGGTTCTGTGCCGCGCACGTAGACATTTCATGCGCGGGGCTCCTTACTCGGGGGCGTGCTCGGAAAGGCTTTCCGCTGTACCGAAACGTAAACAATCGGAGAAGTATCCACCCTTTCGTGGCTGCGGACCGTGTCATTTGCTCCAGTGGTATTGCAGAAGCCCCACCATTTTTGTGAGAGTGAGGTGACGCTGCAGATACGATGGCTATTCGGATGTCATTTCTCTGGAGTTGGTGAAGGGGAGAAGTTTTTCACTATACAAACAGTGTAAACTAGAAGTCACAGAAATGGAAAAGCATGTGGAGTTCCGTTCAGGAATATCCACATCCGCCAATCGCAATACAGATCCCGTCTGTCAAGGTGTATCCCACTGTCTCTGTGCTCAAATATTTTGCGACAGGAATACCTGCAAATCAACGAGCAGTGTGTATTATTTGATATTCGTCGCTGTACCTGTTTTCGATACGTGTCAACACACTGAGTGCATGCTAGATTACCGGCCAATCTCTGTGTTTATCCGATATCTCACAGTGCAGGGTCCAGGTGTCCCACCTCGTGTCATATGACTGCAAGGGAAGGCATTTCTTGCTTCTTTGTTTGCTGATCTGGTACACAGCATTCTTTCGAAAGATGGCAGAGCCATAGGATTGTTAGGACCGTCTGAAGATCCAGTAAATGCGTCTGTTGCCCTTGGAAAGGCATCCTGCGAGTTGGGCCGCTTTTATGATAGGGGTCGGGGCGTGGGCGCCTCTGAAGTCCTGAGTCTACCACTGTGTTGCTCATTGGCGGGATAGCGCTTCTTGAGGCACCAACACGAAGAGGGGGATCAGTCTTTCGGAGGATGAAAATCTGTACACCCCGGTAGCACTAGCAGGGTATGAGTATTGACTTTCCCAGGACTTTGACCTCGCTTCTCGCGAACATTCTTCCTAACTGGCACCCTTGAGAATCTATTAGCCGGAACTTCCGTTGCACTAACATGCTATAGGTATCGACTTTCACGGTACTCCCACATCGCTTTCAGCAGAAATTGTCTTGACTATCTGGCATTCTAGCATGGTCACAACCTCCCACAGTCAAAGCGGATTGAGAACACAACTTAATGAGTCAGAGCTTCTGAGGCAACGGATTTTCGACAGTTTAGTTGACAACACAAAACGTGGAGGCACACCGACTTCCCACTCGAGCATGAGGGGGAAAAGGCAGCTTCTATATGGTCTACGGGTTCACAAGACAAGGGATCGCTGGCAACGCGTGCCGAGGTAAAGCAGAAAGCTAGTGTGAAGCCCATCAGAAAGAGCGCAGGGCTTTGACAAGCCCCGAAATCGATGTCGTTTTTCGATTTTGTTTGCCTTTTTCTCCCGAGTTGGGCTTAAACGTCACCGAGCCCCACTGCAGCATCTCAGATGTTTTATCTCAGATGGGTTGGGTCTTCGCGGCATGCGACGCCGTCAACTCGCTGGTTCCATGACCACAGCTAGCTTCCTCGCGTTGCAATGCCTCAACAGAGTAAGTGGTGTTTTGCGGTGCGGTCCTTGTTCAGCGCGTCTGTTTGCGAGGAACAAAACGGAAAAATTGCAGGATAATTTCTCGGGTGCCCATGCGCGCGAGAAAGTCTTTGTCGTGGTTGTCCAGCAGCTGGCTGTCGCCGTTTTGTCTCGGTCGTCTCCATGTCCTGCTCGCAGACACAGGCGCCTGTGTATCATCTCGCCTTTTGCTCTTCCGAAGAACTTCCGTTCTTTTTCACAAAGGCCGGTTGTCTACAAGCCCGCATCAAAAGACTTACCTCGGGAGGTGGCCCCAAACCGACACCACCTGTGGCGATGGAAGGATGACGCCGTGTAGAGCTGCATAGTTTCGTCGGGCAGCCTAGGCTCTCTTCCTGGCCCTCCCTGCCGACTTCTAGTCTCATTCATTCGGGTAACGATGGCAAATGGTGAGAACTTCCCGTCAGAAGGTCCGGATGCGGCCGCTGCAGTCCGGTGTGGGCGGCAAAGTGCCTCAAAACCTACTCGCTCGAAGACTGTGTATTCCGAGATGTCACTAGCAAGGCAAAACGTAGAAGTCACTGACCCTCGTCTTCGTAAAGGATCGCTCTTCCTTGGACGTCAACCCCCCAGATGTCCCCCTTcagctcctccttctccgcttctcgtcCACCACGTTGTTGTTTCGCTATTTCTTGTCTCCGCTGCACATAGCTTGTTTCCACTTTTCGACTCTCGCATTGTCGCTGCGTCCGCCGAGAGTGCCTATCCACGAGATCGCCTCCGTTCTGCACCTCCACCTTTTCCATCTGCCTTTCAGATGGGTTCTAACGAATGGCAAAGTCCTTTTCAAATGGCAGCGTTGCGGCCGGCGGCCGAGCGGGCTGCGCCCGCGTCAGGGGAAACCCCCTTTTTTACGACTCTCGCATCCAGAGTCGCGACAAGGGATGCATTTCCCCGAAACCTTCCACACGAGGAACAGGTGTATGGGAATAACCTCTCTGGTGTCGCGGACGCAccgcctgcgcctccagcCTTTCGTCTGGCCGACGAGAGGAGCCAAGCCCTGTTGGGGCAGCCACTGGGCAGGAGAACGGCTGCCGCAAATTCTGAGCTAGAATCGCATGTTTCGCCGAGCGCAACCGGCGCGCCAGTTCGTTTTCGACACCAGTGGCAGAACTCAGAGGCACCAAACGCAATGTCTTTCATCAACTGGCAGATGCTTGGCGCCACCATGACGCACCCCGCTCTCCAGGTCACTGGCAGCCCCCTCGCTGCTCCCCCAGTTGTCTTTCACCAACCGGATCCGGCCCTTGCCATGAGCCAACATGGGAAGATCATTGCTGTGGCGGCAGCTTGCATGGTTGTCAGTCTGGTTATTCTGCTGCTTTGCTGTTTCATGGTACGAAGGAAACGGGCACATGAGGCATACATGGCGAGGCCGCTTACCCTGCCGAATCAAGCTtaaggaagaagcgcggaCAGAACGAGGCGAAGGGGCATCAATAGTCGCGGAGAGAGCTGCAGGGAACGTAAAAATGAAATCCTGAAGTATTTTTAGACGCATTTGTGAGAACGTCTTGGAGTGCGGAAGGATGCTCGGTTGATGGCGGGGTAACCCGACTTGCTGCGGAGCACTTTCTTCGGTGCATTCGGGGCAGCGGACTGAGGGATACACTGATGTGCCATCAAGATCAGCGTCGGGCATAAAAGGATGAAACAAGTTGCTCTGTGGCCAACAGCTGTATGGGAACTGCGCTTGTCTTGCAGTAACTGAGGGGTGATGACTATAGGACGGTCCCCTTGGCATTCTACGTC from the Toxoplasma gondii ME49 chromosome IX, whole genome shotgun sequence genome contains:
- a CDS encoding hypothetical protein (encoded by transcript TGME49_210420~Predicted trans-membrane domain (TMHMM2.0):299-322) gives rise to the protein MANGENFPSEGPDAAAAVRCGRQSASKPTRSKTVYSEMSLARQNVEVTDPRLRKGSLFLGRQPPRCPPSAPPSPLLVHHVVVSLFLVSAAHSLFPLFDSRIVAASAESAYPRDRLRSAPPPFPSAFQMGSNEWQSPFQMAALRPAAERAAPASGETPFFTTLASRVATRDAFPRNLPHEEQVYGNNLSGVADAPPAPPAFRLADERSQALLGQPLGRRTAAANSELESHVSPSATGAPVRFRHQWQNSEAPNAMSFINWQMLGATMTHPALQVTGSPLAAPPVVFHQPDPALAMSQHGKIIAVAAACMVVSLVILLLCCFMVRRKRAHEAYMARPLTLPNQA